A region of Solanum dulcamara chromosome 7, daSolDulc1.2, whole genome shotgun sequence DNA encodes the following proteins:
- the LOC129895149 gene encoding DEAD-box ATP-dependent RNA helicase 51-like, giving the protein MAEVEENPNIVVAEEEPIKKNRKRKRDKKNKMVTEKEIKKDKVNEEGEEDDEEQQELDDELKEEIKKEMRSGSGIMSAELFSSIEISDPTMKAIKDMGFEYMTQIQARAIPPLLEGKDVLGAARTGSGKTLAFLIPAVELLFHVHFTPRNGTGVVVICPTRELAIQTHSVAKDLLKYHSQTLGLVIGGSARRAEAERIAKGANLLVGTPGRLLDHLRNTKGFIYKNLKCLVIDEADRILEANFEEDMQQILKLLPKEGRQTALFSATQTKKVEDLARLSLTAPIYIDVDDGRRRVTNEGLQQGYCVVPSARRFILLYSFLKRNLSKKIMVFFSSCNSVKFHSELLRYIKIECYDIHGKQKQQKRTSTFFDFCDAKKGILLCTDVAARGLDIPAVDWIVQFDPPDEPKEYIHRVGRTARGEGAKGNALLFLIPEELQFLKYLKAAKVPVKEYEFDQKKLANVQSLLEKLVANNYYLNQSAKEAYRSYLLSYNSHSMKEIFNVHRLDLQAVASSFCFSNPPKVHLNIDSNVSKFRQKKRKVEGSRNGFSEGNPYGKKGGDDTRQFVRY; this is encoded by the exons ATGGCGGAGGTTGAAGAGAACCCTAATATTGTTGTTGCAGAAGAAGAGCCAATTAAGAAGAATAGAAAGCGGAAGAGAGATAAGAAGAACAAAATGGTTACAGAAAAAGAGATTAAGAAGGATAAAGTGAATGAGGAGGGGGAAGAGGATGATGAAGAACAGCAGGAATTGGATGACGAACTTAAGGAGGAGATTAAGAAAGAGATGAGGAGTGGGTCAGGTATTATGAGTGCAGAGTTGTTTTCCTCTATTGAAATTTCTGACCCCACCATGAAGGCAATTAAGGATATGGGATTTGAGTACATGACTCAG ATCCAAGCCAGAGCAATTCCTCCTCTTTTGGAAGGCAAGGATGTCCTCGGAGCTGCAAGAACTGGTTCCGGTAAAACACTAGCATTTTTGATTCCTGCTGTGGAGTTATTATTTCATGTTCACTTTACACCACGTAATGGAACTGGGGTGGTTGTTATTTGCCCAACAAGAGAACTGGCTATACAG ACGCATTCTGTGGCAAAGGACCTTCTCAAGTATCACTCGCAGACTCTTGGGTTGGTTATTGGTGGTTCAGCTAGAAGAGCAGAGGCAGAGCGTATTGCTAAAGGGGCTAATCTCTTAGTAGGGACCCCTGGTCGACTTCTTGATCATCTTAGAAATACCAAGGGTTTCATTTATAAGAACCTTAAG TGTCTCGTGATTGATGAAGCTGATAGGATTTTGGAAGCAAACTTCGAGGAAGATATGCAGCAAATCCTCAAACTTCTACCAAAGGAG GGGAGGCAGACTGCTCTCTTTTCAGCCACACAGACAAAAAAG GTTGAGGACCTTGCGCGCTTATCTTTGACAGCTCCTATCTATATTGATGTGGATGATGGGAGGAGGAGG GTCACGAACGAAGGGCTACAACAAGGATACTGTGTTGTCCCAAGTGCCAGGAGATTTATTCTcctttattcattcttaaagAGGAACCTGTCAAAGAAAATAATGGTTTTCTTCTCATCTTGCAACTCTGTCAAGTTCCATTCTGAACTTCTTCGCTATATCAAGATTGAATGCTATGATATTCACGGGAAGCAAAAGCAGCAAAAACGAACATCTACCTTCTTTGATTTCTGTGATGCAAAGAAGGGCATCCTGTTATGCACGGATGTCGCCGCACGTGGTCTGGATATTCCTGCTGTG GACTGGATTGTGCAGTTTGATCCCCCTGATGAACCCAAG GAGTACATACACAGAGTCGGTCGAACAGCACGTGGTGAAGGTGCTAAAGGAAATGCATTGCTCTTCTTGATTCCAGAGGAGTTGCAGTTTCTTAAGTACCTGAAG GCGGCAAAAGTGCCTgtaaaagaatatgaatttGATCAGAAGAAGCTGGCCAATGTGCAGTCACTCCTG GAAAAATTGGTCGCAAACAACTATTACTTGAACCAGTCGGCTAAAGAGGCATATAGGTCCTATTTACTGTCATATAATTCTCATTCCATGAAGGAAATTTTCAATGTTCACCGACTTGATCTGCAG GCTGTAGCTTCTTCGTTCTGTTTCTCTAATCCTCCAAAAGTCCACCTCAACATAGATAGCAACGTGTCCAAGTTCAGGCAGAAAAAGCGTAAAGTTGAAGGAAGCCGAAATGGGTTTAGTGAGGGAAATCCCTATGGAAAGAAAGGAGGTGACGATACAAGGCAGTTTGTAAGATATTAA